In Bactrocera oleae isolate idBacOlea1 chromosome 5, idBacOlea1, whole genome shotgun sequence, a genomic segment contains:
- the LOC106620108 gene encoding uncharacterized protein isoform X2: MKFLEYGEDFLFDDMPKVYNSTQKVFITRLFGLNQLQLPKRVPKIYTSKAIAWRMKIHFNTNKEQLLTDANFVYLDPAKNPHILHLSDEKRVKVFVFEEHSATHNIMVLIQKDGKITHLYAGACVFVRQILLNDMFVSCISTGVDKLYMDLKRALTPCNPNELNDIIDELYRLLHKEIIKIQLLVEPFGSEEFVAELGNQLRGLVHLNDAFLNYNGHFLCLEHFEMDAEMARIFVEHAPNNDCHNSEVLVTVKLTMDKRKKDKSNNYFEMHYSPLPSPFNLKVLASSVYPAHVYGITYGNMEPPSIPEYLRRFCRIPGRARFTQKSRLRPTDSGKPLPPEKISPNKDTPAHYCIRKPNFEYLDDESNGES; the protein is encoded by the exons atgaaatttcttgAATATGGCGaggattttttatttgatgatatGCCAAAAGTCTATAAC TCTACACAGAAAGTGTTTATTACACGTCTCTTTGGCTTGAATCAACTGCAGCTGCCCAAAAGAGTacctaaaatatatacaagcaaAGCGATTGCTTGGAGAATGAAGATCCATTTCAACACAAATAAAGAGCAG ctaCTAACGGACGCTAATTTTGTCTATTTGGATCCTGCAAAAAATCCACATATCCTGCATCTCAGTGATGAAAAGCGCGTTAAAGTTTTTGTGTTTGAAGAACATTCAGCAACGCACAATATTATGGTGCTCATACAGAAAG ACGGAAAAATTACACACTTGTACGCCGGCGCATGTGTTTTTGTACGCCAAATTTTACTTAACGATATGTTCGTGTCGTGTATTAGCACTGGTGTTGACAAATTATACATGGACTTAAAGCGTGCACTAACACCATGTAACCCTAATGAGTTAAATGACATCATAGATGAATTGTACCGACTGCTAca caaagaaattattaaaattcaactGCTGGTGGAGCCTTTTGGCAGCGAAGAGTTTGTAGCCGAATTGGGAAACCAGCTACGCGGTTTAGTTCACCTCAATGACGCTTTTCTGAATTACAATGGCCATTTTTTGTGCCTGGAGCACTTCGAGATGGACGCTGAAATGGCACGCATATTCGTTGAGCATGCGCCAAATAACGA TTGTCATAACTCCGAAGTATTAGTTACTGTAAAATTAACTATGGACAAACGCAAAAAAGATAAATCCAATAACTACTTCGAAATGCATTATTCGCCTTTGCCGAGTCCCTTCAATTTAAAAGTGCTCGCCTCGTCGGTATATCCGGCACACGTATACGGTATAACATATGGTAATATGGAACCGCCAAGTATACCTGAATATTTGCGCAGATTTTGCAGAATACCTGGTAGAGCACGTTTTACGCAAAAAAG cAGATTGCGTCCGACCGATTCTGGCAAGCCATTGCCACCAGAAAAGATTAGCCCAAACAAGGATACGCCCGCGCATTACTGTATACGCAAACCAAATTTCGAATATCTGGATGATGAAAGCAATGGCGAATCATAG
- the tko gene encoding small ribosomal subunit protein uS12m, protein MNFLRQTISVTKQLSQKVLNGNLLQSIQSGSLFEPACRMASLNQMHRTGPHFKKRPPRQPLDGKPFAKGVVLKTLIKKPKKPNSANRKCVLVRLSTGKEMLAYIPGEGHNLQEHNIVLCRVGRLQDVPGVKLKCVRGVYDLAHVIKK, encoded by the exons ATGAACTTCCTGCGGCAAACTATCAGCGTTACGAAACAGTTGTCACAAAAAG TGCTCAATGGCAACCTACTGCAGTCCATCCAGAGTGGCAGCCTATTCGAGCCGGCCTGTCGTATGGCGTCCTTAAACCAAATGCACCGCACTGGTCCACATTTTAAAAAGCGTCCGCCACGACAACCACTTGATGGTAAACCTTTCGCGAAAGGTGTTGTCCTTAAGACACtcatcaaaaaaccaaaaaaaccaaATTCCGCTAATCGTAAATGTGTGCTCGTGCGCTTATCTACCGGCAAAGAAATGCTTGCTTATATACCCGGCGAAGGACACAACTTACAAGAGCACAACATTGTGTTATGCCGCGTCGGTCGTTTGCAAGATGTGCCTGGCGTGAAGTTGAAATGCGTGCGCGGCGTATATGATTTGGCGCATGTCATCAAGAAGTGA
- the LOC106620123 gene encoding ADP-ribosylation factor 4 yields the protein MGGRLTHLFTRWFPKTEPELRVGMLGLDNAGKTTILYQLKLERNIEPVPTVGFNVENVRCGKMVLNIWDVSGDRPRTRTLWQHYNQNTRAIIFVIDATDMRRLPRAVDELRWLWCRPELTEAVYLLYANKQDLPGALGAEQLVTILQLQSLSQQWAIQECCAINGMGLSDGLQQLQQMLTHNRSKRLSATLSNKLF from the coding sequence ATGGGTGGTCGTTTAACGCATTTATTTACACGTTGGTTCCCAAAAACTGAGCCGGAATTACGTGTCGGCATGCTAGGATTGGATAATGCTGGCAAAACAACCATATTATATCAATTGAAATTGGAACGGAACATCGAGCCGGTACCCACCGTTGGCTTCAATGTGGAAAATGTGCGTTGTGGTAAAATGGTGTTGAATATTTGGGATGTTAGTGGCGATCGACCACGTACACGTACATTATGGCAACATTATAATCAAAATACGCGTGCTATTATCTTTGTGATTGACGCAACGGATATGCGTCGTTTGCCACGCGCTGTGGATGAGTTACGTTGGTTGTGGTGTCGCCCCGAACTAACCGAAGCTGTCTACCTTTTATATGCTAATAAACAAGATTTGCCGGGCGCTCTGGGAGCTGAACAGTTGGTCACAATACTGCAATTGCAGTCGTTATCGCAACAGTGGGCGATTCAAGAATGCTGCGCCATCAATGGTATGGGTTTAAGCGACGGCCTACAACAATTACAGCAAATGCTTACGCATAACCGTAGCAAGCGACTTAGTGCAACattatcaaataaattattttaa
- the LOC106619798 gene encoding acid phosphatase type 7 isoform X3 — translation MRSLLYVLFALLASATAQKLEKMNTISDNMGKVYHYQPEQVHLAFGEKSNEVVVTWSTRDDAIESIVEYGFVSLTQRANGTSQQFVDGGDKKKSQYIHRVKLPNLLPNQTYFYHCGGQLGWSPRFEFRTVPAGDDWSPTIALYGDMGNENAQSLARLQQDTQRGMYDAIIHVGDFAYDMNTDDARVGDEFMRQVETIAAYVPYMVVPGNHEEKYNFSNYRTRFSMPGGTENLFYSFNLGPVHFIGISTEMYYFLNYGLKTLVFQYEWLVNDLLEANKPANRARRPWIIVYGHRPMYCSNGNGDDCTHSETLTRVGWPFFHMFGLEELFYEQGVDVEIWAHEHSYERSWPIYDYKVCNGSLAEPYRNPCAPVHLITGSAGCKEGREPFEKDTPSWSAFHSQDYGYTRMKAYNRTHLYFEQVSDDKNGAIIDAFWIIKDKHGSYV, via the exons ATGCGTTCGTTATTATACGTTTTATTCGCTTTGCTAGCGAGCGCTACTGCGCAAAAGCTGGAGAAGATGAATACGATTTCGGATAATATGGGCAAAGTGTATCACTATCAGCCGGAACAAGTGCACTTGGCATTTGGTG AAAAGTCCAATGAAGTTGTTGTAACTTGGTCCACACGCGACGATGCCATCGAATCCATTGTCGAATACGGTTTCGTTAGCTTAACGCAACGCGCTAATGGCACATCACAGCAGTTTGTGGATGGTGGAGATAAGAAAAAGTCACAGTATATACATAGG gTTAAGTTACCGAATCTTTTGCCAAACCAAACGTACTTCTACCATTGTGGTGGCCAATTGGGTTGGTCGCCGCGTTTCGAATTTCGCACTGTGCCCGCTGGTGACGATTGGTCACCCACTATTGCGCTCTATGGTGATATGGGCAATGAGAATGCGCAATCGTTGGCGCGTCTGCAGCAGGACACGCAGCGTGGCATGTATGATGCCATAATACACGTCGGTGATTTCGCTTACGATATGAATACCGATGATGCACGTGTGGGTGATGAGTTTATGCGTCAAGTGGAAACTATTGCGGCCTATGTGCCATACATGGTGGTACCAGGCAATCACGAGGAGAAATA CAATTTCTCGAACTATCGCACACGCTTCAGCATGCCAGGTGGCACAGAGAATCTATTCTACAGTTTTAATTTAGGGCCCGTGCATTTTATCGGCATCTCCACtgaaatgtattattttcttaattacgGCTTAAAAACACTCGTTTTTCAATATGAATGGCTGGTGAATGATCTGTTAGAGGCCAATAAGCCTGCGAATCGTGCGCGCCGCCCATGGATAATTGTCTATGGCCACCGACCAATGTACTGCAGCAATGGCAACGGTGACGACTGCACGCATTCAGAGACACTGACGCGCGTCGGTTGGCCTTTTTTTCACATGTTCGGCCTGGAAGAGCTCTTTTATGAGCAGGGTGTCGATGTCGAAATATGGGCCCACGAGCATTCCTATGAACGTTCTTGGCCCATTTACGATTACAAAGTGTGTAATGGCTCGCTGGCCGAGCCTTATCGCAATCCATGCGCGCCCGTGCATTTGATAACGGGTTCTGCCGGCTGTAAAGAGGGACGTGAGCCATTCGAAAAAGATACGCCTTCCTGGAGTGCCTTTCACAGTCAG GACTACGGCTATACGCGCATGAAGGCCTATAATCGTACACACTTGTATTTTGAGCAAGTGTCCGATGACAAAAATGGTGCCATCATCGATGCTTTTTGGATAATCAAAGACAAACACGGCAGTTATGTTTAA
- the LOC106620108 gene encoding uncharacterized protein isoform X1, protein MKFLEYGEDFLFDDMPKVYNSTQKVFITRLFGLNQLQLPKRVPKIYTSKAIAWRMKIHFNTNKEQLLTDANFVYLDPAKNPHILHLSDEKRVKVFVFEEHSATHNIMVLIQKDGKITHLYAGACVFVRQILLNDMFVSCISTGVDKLYMDLKRALTPCNPNELNDIIDELYRLLHKEIIKIQLLVEPFGSEEFVAELGNQLRGLVHLNDAFLNYNGHFLCLEHFEMDAEMARIFVEHAPNNECAKHCHNSEVLVTVKLTMDKRKKDKSNNYFEMHYSPLPSPFNLKVLASSVYPAHVYGITYGNMEPPSIPEYLRRFCRIPGRARFTQKSRLRPTDSGKPLPPEKISPNKDTPAHYCIRKPNFEYLDDESNGES, encoded by the exons atgaaatttcttgAATATGGCGaggattttttatttgatgatatGCCAAAAGTCTATAAC TCTACACAGAAAGTGTTTATTACACGTCTCTTTGGCTTGAATCAACTGCAGCTGCCCAAAAGAGTacctaaaatatatacaagcaaAGCGATTGCTTGGAGAATGAAGATCCATTTCAACACAAATAAAGAGCAG ctaCTAACGGACGCTAATTTTGTCTATTTGGATCCTGCAAAAAATCCACATATCCTGCATCTCAGTGATGAAAAGCGCGTTAAAGTTTTTGTGTTTGAAGAACATTCAGCAACGCACAATATTATGGTGCTCATACAGAAAG ACGGAAAAATTACACACTTGTACGCCGGCGCATGTGTTTTTGTACGCCAAATTTTACTTAACGATATGTTCGTGTCGTGTATTAGCACTGGTGTTGACAAATTATACATGGACTTAAAGCGTGCACTAACACCATGTAACCCTAATGAGTTAAATGACATCATAGATGAATTGTACCGACTGCTAca caaagaaattattaaaattcaactGCTGGTGGAGCCTTTTGGCAGCGAAGAGTTTGTAGCCGAATTGGGAAACCAGCTACGCGGTTTAGTTCACCTCAATGACGCTTTTCTGAATTACAATGGCCATTTTTTGTGCCTGGAGCACTTCGAGATGGACGCTGAAATGGCACGCATATTCGTTGAGCATGCGCCAAATAACGAGTGCGCGAAAca TTGTCATAACTCCGAAGTATTAGTTACTGTAAAATTAACTATGGACAAACGCAAAAAAGATAAATCCAATAACTACTTCGAAATGCATTATTCGCCTTTGCCGAGTCCCTTCAATTTAAAAGTGCTCGCCTCGTCGGTATATCCGGCACACGTATACGGTATAACATATGGTAATATGGAACCGCCAAGTATACCTGAATATTTGCGCAGATTTTGCAGAATACCTGGTAGAGCACGTTTTACGCAAAAAAG cAGATTGCGTCCGACCGATTCTGGCAAGCCATTGCCACCAGAAAAGATTAGCCCAAACAAGGATACGCCCGCGCATTACTGTATACGCAAACCAAATTTCGAATATCTGGATGATGAAAGCAATGGCGAATCATAG
- the MED22 gene encoding mediator of RNA polymerase II transcription subunit 22: MSSNTSSVRALPQSKEALLKSYNTRLKEDVRSMLENFEEIIKLARGEGDSQISKTTQCEQDTYEMQVRAANIVRAGESLMKLVSDIKQYLILNDFHSVNEAITNNSQLFRSKQLECDKKLMKLRDEMAMDLYDLEEEYYTSIFK, from the exons ATGAGCAGCAATACCAGTAGCGTGCGGGCATTGCCACAATCGAAAGAAGCATTGTTGAAATCATATAACACACGTCTTAAGGAGGATGTACGTAGCATGCTGGAGAATTTCGAAG aGATCATCAAACTAGCACGCGGTGAAGGCGATTCACAAATTTCTAAGACGACACAATGTGAACAGGACACTTATGAAATGCAGGTGCGCGCGGCGAATATCG TACGCGCCGGAGAGTCACTCATGAAGCTTGTATCAGATattaaacagtatttaattttaaacgatTTTCACTCCGTCAATGAGGCGATCACAAACAACTCACAGTTATTCCGTTCGAAACAATTGGAATGCGATAAGAAACTAATGAAATTGCGCGATGAAATGGCAATGGATTTGTATGATCTCGAAGAGGAATATTATACTagcatatttaaatga